One Alphaproteobacteria bacterium DNA segment encodes these proteins:
- a CDS encoding (Fe-S)-binding protein, whose product MIDPQDIRDQARSLLESGEVRLVLGYRDSTAGPMAAPAFVSRPEDADDLTWDPTCVHNLALYLVDECKKQAAAGEGGDRRPVALVAKGCDSRGIVVLLQEKYFSRDDVRILGVSCERTGVIDQRKLAQRLDGRTADATAFTGADIFRITTDDGDIEIPAREILADRCLECRAPSPAVNDILFGEAVERTYDESFHALEAAERAFGDAPWTFWRHQFDRCLRCYACRSVCPMCYCEECVVDSIVFNVSPDTSAEEKANRIKWIERSAVTSENAGYHLVRALHLAGRCIDCGECERVCPVNIPLRLLNSKLEKEAYEAFGYRPGTDADLPSLVASFRDDDPNDFIR is encoded by the coding sequence ATGATCGATCCCCAGGACATTCGGGACCAGGCGCGGTCCCTGCTGGAAAGCGGCGAGGTCCGACTCGTCCTCGGCTACCGGGACAGCACCGCCGGCCCCATGGCGGCGCCCGCTTTCGTCTCGCGGCCCGAAGACGCGGACGACCTGACCTGGGATCCCACCTGCGTGCACAACCTGGCGCTCTACCTGGTTGACGAGTGCAAGAAACAGGCCGCAGCGGGTGAGGGCGGCGACCGGCGACCGGTGGCCCTCGTGGCCAAGGGGTGCGACAGCCGTGGCATCGTCGTGCTCCTTCAGGAGAAATATTTCAGCCGCGATGACGTCCGCATCCTTGGCGTTTCCTGCGAGAGAACCGGTGTCATCGACCAACGAAAGCTGGCGCAGAGACTGGACGGGCGGACGGCTGACGCGACCGCTTTTACCGGCGCTGACATCTTCCGCATCACCACCGACGACGGCGATATCGAGATCCCGGCCCGCGAGATCCTAGCCGACCGCTGCCTGGAATGCCGGGCTCCGTCGCCGGCGGTCAACGACATCCTTTTCGGAGAGGCTGTCGAGCGGACCTACGACGAATCGTTCCATGCCCTGGAAGCAGCGGAGCGGGCGTTCGGCGACGCGCCGTGGACATTCTGGCGGCACCAGTTCGACCGCTGCCTGCGCTGCTATGCCTGCCGCTCGGTCTGCCCCATGTGCTATTGCGAGGAGTGCGTCGTCGACAGTATCGTCTTTAACGTTAGCCCGGACACCAGCGCCGAGGAGAAGGCCAACCGCATCAAGTGGATCGAACGCTCGGCCGTGACCTCCGAGAACGCCGGATATCATCTGGTGCGGGCCCTGCATCTGGCCGGGCGTTGCATCGATTGCGGTGAATGCGAGCGAGTCTGCCCCGTCAACATTCCGTTGCGCCTGCTCAACTCCAAGCTTGAGAAGGAAGCCTACGAGGCGTTCGGCTACCGGCCCGGTACCGATGCTGATCTACCCTCACTGGTCGCGTCGTTTCGCGATGACGACCCCAACGACTTCATCCGCTAG
- a CDS encoding hydrogenase iron-sulfur subunit, protein MTVSETMPQPFEPKIVAFLCKWCSSAGSDLAGVSRLEYPPNAVPITVMCSGSVSPVYILSAFNKGADGVLVSGCHPGDCHYMEGNYQARRKVYLVHKLVEFVGLEPQRLRMSWISAAEGAKFAQVIKQFVDDLRTLGPQEKLKANRR, encoded by the coding sequence ATGACGGTTTCGGAAACGATGCCCCAACCGTTCGAACCCAAGATTGTCGCCTTTCTGTGCAAGTGGTGCTCGTCCGCCGGCAGCGATCTCGCCGGCGTGTCGCGCCTGGAATATCCCCCCAATGCCGTTCCGATTACCGTCATGTGTTCGGGCAGCGTATCACCCGTCTACATCCTGTCCGCCTTCAACAAGGGCGCAGACGGCGTGCTGGTTTCCGGTTGCCATCCCGGTGACTGTCATTACATGGAGGGCAACTACCAGGCGCGGCGGAAGGTCTATCTGGTTCACAAGCTGGTCGAGTTCGTCGGGCTGGAACCGCAACGGCTTCGCATGTCGTGGATCTCAGCGGCCGAGGGCGCCAAGTTCGCCCAGGTGATCAAGCAGTTCGTCGACGACCTGCGCACCCTCGGCCCGCAGGAGAAATTAAAGGCGAATCGCCGATGA
- a CDS encoding CoB--CoM heterodisulfide reductase iron-sulfur subunit A family protein, whose product MAKRTGVFVCHCGSNIAGNLDVKRVAAELAEDADVVFADDAVFMCSDPGQRAVAEAIRDNGLESVVISCCSPTLHEKTFRDVAEMGGLNQFQCEIANIREQCSWVHRDKDEATEKAIKISRNAVRRATRNQSLIPIGIPVTRRVLVVGGGIAGIQSAIDMANAGFEVILVEKQPTIGGNMIKLSETFPTLDCSQCILSPKMVEVSKNPNIRLLTYSEVTDVSGFVGNFRVTIQRKPSFVDPDKCTVCDNCTEVCPVVVPNEYEGGMTGRRAIYIPFAQAIPATYTLDEDACLGLNPIACGKCIEPEVCEPGAIDYDLKPETIVEEVGSIVVATGFDLYGKDKLGEYGGGKYVDVLDGLQFERMCSAAGGTGGKILRPSDRKVPKEIVFIQCAGSRDPEQHCAYCSKICCMYTAKHAMLYKHQVPDGQAYIFYIDIRSGGKGYEEFVQRSMEKDGTIYLRGKVSKLYEENGKIKVLGIDTLSGQNVEIDADMVVLALAMQPSKGTAEIAKILKIARDKDGFLAEAHPKLKPVESVTAGIFLAGAAQSPKDVPETVAQASAAASKVIGLLSQDELAHSPAVAEVRMPLCTGCEMCVQACPYDAIHLVDGKAQVNEVLCEGCGTCSATCLRAAIEVRNVTPLQVHEMISASLGW is encoded by the coding sequence ATGGCAAAACGCACCGGTGTATTCGTCTGCCATTGCGGCTCCAACATCGCCGGCAACCTCGACGTCAAGAGGGTGGCCGCGGAACTGGCCGAGGACGCCGATGTCGTCTTCGCCGACGACGCTGTGTTCATGTGTTCCGATCCGGGCCAGCGGGCGGTCGCCGAGGCGATCCGCGACAACGGCCTGGAATCGGTGGTCATTTCATGCTGCTCGCCGACCTTGCACGAAAAGACCTTCCGTGACGTCGCGGAAATGGGGGGGCTCAACCAGTTCCAGTGCGAAATCGCCAACATCCGCGAGCAGTGCAGCTGGGTCCACCGCGACAAGGACGAGGCGACCGAAAAGGCGATCAAGATCTCGCGCAACGCCGTCCGGCGGGCGACGCGCAACCAGTCCCTGATCCCCATCGGCATTCCCGTCACCCGCCGGGTTCTCGTCGTCGGCGGCGGCATCGCCGGAATCCAGAGCGCCATCGACATGGCCAACGCCGGCTTCGAGGTGATCCTGGTGGAGAAGCAGCCGACCATCGGCGGCAACATGATCAAGCTCTCGGAGACCTTCCCGACGCTGGATTGCTCCCAGTGCATCCTGTCGCCGAAAATGGTCGAGGTGTCCAAGAACCCGAACATCCGGCTGCTGACCTACAGCGAGGTGACCGACGTGTCGGGCTTCGTCGGTAATTTTCGGGTCACCATCCAGCGCAAGCCCTCCTTCGTCGACCCGGACAAATGCACCGTCTGCGACAACTGCACCGAGGTTTGCCCGGTCGTCGTCCCCAACGAATACGAAGGAGGGATGACCGGTCGGCGTGCCATATACATCCCCTTCGCCCAGGCGATCCCGGCCACCTATACGCTGGACGAGGACGCCTGCCTCGGCCTCAATCCCATCGCCTGCGGCAAATGCATCGAGCCCGAGGTCTGCGAGCCCGGCGCCATCGACTACGACTTGAAGCCGGAAACCATCGTCGAGGAGGTGGGATCGATCGTCGTCGCCACCGGCTTCGATCTCTACGGCAAGGACAAATTGGGGGAGTACGGCGGCGGCAAGTACGTCGATGTCCTCGACGGGCTCCAGTTCGAGCGTATGTGCTCGGCAGCTGGGGGGACCGGGGGCAAGATCCTGCGCCCGTCGGACCGCAAAGTGCCCAAAGAAATCGTCTTCATCCAATGCGCTGGCTCGCGGGATCCGGAGCAGCACTGCGCCTACTGCTCCAAGATCTGCTGCATGTACACCGCCAAGCACGCGATGCTCTACAAGCACCAAGTGCCCGACGGCCAAGCCTACATCTTCTATATCGATATCCGCTCCGGCGGTAAGGGCTACGAGGAGTTCGTCCAACGGTCCATGGAGAAGGACGGCACCATCTACCTGCGCGGCAAGGTGTCCAAGCTCTACGAGGAGAACGGCAAGATCAAGGTCCTGGGCATCGACACGCTGTCGGGCCAGAACGTGGAAATCGACGCCGACATGGTCGTTCTGGCGCTCGCCATGCAGCCCTCCAAGGGCACCGCCGAGATCGCCAAGATCCTCAAGATCGCCCGCGACAAAGACGGCTTCCTGGCCGAGGCCCATCCCAAGCTGAAACCGGTCGAGAGCGTCACGGCCGGGATCTTCCTAGCCGGCGCCGCCCAGTCGCCGAAGGACGTCCCGGAAACCGTGGCCCAGGCGAGCGCCGCGGCGTCCAAGGTGATCGGTCTGCTGTCCCAGGACGAATTGGCGCACAGCCCCGCCGTAGCCGAGGTTCGCATGCCGCTCTGCACCGGTTGCGAGATGTGCGTCCAGGCCTGCCCCTACGACGCGATCCATCTGGTCGACGGCAAGGCCCAGGTGAACGAAGTGCTCTGCGAGGGCTGCGGCACCTGTTCGGCCACCTGTCTGCGCGCCGCCATCGAGGTCAGGAATGTCACGCCCCTTCAGGTGCACGAGATGATCAGCGCTAGCCTAGGGTGGTAG
- a CDS encoding 2-oxoacid:acceptor oxidoreductase family protein — protein sequence MSDIRFSGYGGQGVIRCALIMGKALSLFDDKHATMTQSFGPEARGSACSSQLVVSDERVLYPYISETDVLMALSQEAYNKYEPELREEGVLIIDEDLVKPGSPRADIELRSVPSTRFAEELGNRIFANLVALGFFTAVTDIVSPEAMKKAVPGLVPDRFLEINIKAFEKGYDYGCEVLAVEGAGG from the coding sequence ATGAGTGATATTCGGTTTTCCGGATACGGCGGACAGGGCGTCATCCGCTGCGCCCTGATCATGGGCAAGGCGCTGTCGCTCTTCGACGACAAACACGCCACCATGACCCAGAGCTTCGGACCCGAGGCACGCGGCAGCGCCTGTAGCTCGCAGCTCGTGGTCTCCGACGAACGCGTGCTCTATCCCTACATCTCGGAAACCGACGTTCTGATGGCGCTCTCCCAGGAGGCCTACAACAAGTACGAGCCCGAACTGCGCGAGGAGGGCGTCCTCATCATCGACGAGGACCTGGTCAAGCCGGGCTCGCCCCGGGCCGACATCGAGTTGCGGTCGGTTCCCTCGACCCGCTTCGCCGAAGAACTGGGCAACCGGATCTTCGCCAACCTGGTGGCATTGGGGTTTTTCACCGCGGTGACCGATATCGTTTCGCCGGAAGCCATGAAGAAGGCCGTGCCCGGCCTGGTACCCGACCGTTTTCTCGAGATCAACATCAAGGCGTTCGAGAAGGGTTATGACTACGGCTGCGAGGTCTTGGCCGTAGAAGGCGCGGGAGGGTAA
- a CDS encoding 2-oxoacid:ferredoxin oxidoreductase subunit beta has translation MTDSTQFAAESPMAEILRMDRMPHIWCPGCGIGTVVTAFAEAIKKSSVDPDKIVVVSGIGCSGRVAGYVNYDSIHTTHGRAIPVATGLKLANPDLKVVVISGDGDLTGIGGNHFIHAARRNMDLLVICINNFTYGMTGGQVTPTTPHTANASTTPYGNYEFPFSLPFLADACGATYVARWTSLHARRITGSIEEALVKKGFSFIEVVTPCATLYARRNRLGDGVDVLQYYQDACEIEHGTDTRTADIDYQGPLVMGKFVDKEKPTYLDAVNSHYANVIGDDYQLYGKTDPEREAEDNKRREDGDE, from the coding sequence ATGACCGATTCAACCCAGTTCGCGGCGGAAAGCCCCATGGCCGAAATCCTGCGCATGGATAGGATGCCGCACATCTGGTGTCCGGGCTGCGGCATCGGCACCGTGGTAACCGCCTTCGCCGAAGCGATCAAGAAGTCCAGTGTCGATCCGGACAAGATCGTCGTGGTCTCGGGCATCGGCTGCTCGGGCCGGGTCGCCGGCTATGTCAATTACGATTCCATCCACACCACCCACGGGCGGGCCATTCCGGTGGCGACCGGCCTCAAGCTGGCCAACCCCGATCTCAAGGTGGTCGTGATCAGCGGCGACGGCGACCTCACGGGAATCGGCGGCAACCACTTTATCCACGCGGCGCGGCGCAACATGGATCTGCTGGTTATCTGCATCAACAACTTCACCTACGGGATGACCGGCGGCCAGGTGACGCCGACGACACCCCATACGGCCAACGCCTCGACCACGCCGTACGGCAATTACGAATTTCCCTTCAGCCTGCCGTTCCTGGCCGACGCCTGCGGGGCCACCTACGTGGCGCGTTGGACGTCGCTCCACGCCCGGCGCATCACCGGTTCGATCGAGGAGGCGCTGGTCAAGAAGGGCTTTTCCTTCATCGAGGTCGTCACGCCCTGCGCGACGCTCTATGCGCGCCGCAACCGCCTCGGCGACGGCGTCGACGTCCTGCAATACTACCAGGACGCCTGCGAGATCGAGCACGGCACCGATACCCGGACCGCGGACATCGACTACCAGGGCCCCCTCGTCATGGGCAAGTTCGTCGACAAGGAAAAACCCACCTACCTGGATGCCGTGAACAGCCACTACGCCAACGTCATCGGCGACGACTACCAGCTGTACGGCAAGACCGACCCCGAGCGCGAGGCGGAGGACAATAAACGGCGGGAAGACGGCGATGAGTGA
- a CDS encoding 2-oxoacid:acceptor oxidoreductase subunit alpha, which produces MKATRNRRNPLHKTAADPIGVLEGAHFLDGDHAITEGALAAGCRFFAGYPITPSTESAERFAERAPHVGGMFVQMEDELASVGALIGAAWGGKKVMTVTSGPGFSLMMENIGLACMTETPLVIADVQRAGPSTGLPTLTAQQDMMQARWGSHGDYRIIALSPDSPQECFDLAIQAFNLSETYRVPVFIMTDETVGHMHEKVIIPPAEEIEVVERNWYEGAKNDYQPFRFDGRPAPMVRAGEGYRFHITGLTHQESGYPMVTPEANERCVSHLIDKIENNADTIIRLEEDQVDDSEIVVVSYGITSRIASRAVLLARAAGLKVGSLRLVTVWPFAEKRIREIAGRVRAIVMPEINVGQMVLEVERCAAGQCRVIGVPHYGGAVHDPEDILTAIKEAGQ; this is translated from the coding sequence ATGAAGGCGACGAGGAACAGGAGAAACCCATTGCATAAGACCGCCGCAGACCCGATAGGTGTCCTCGAGGGAGCCCATTTCCTGGACGGTGACCATGCCATCACCGAAGGGGCGCTCGCGGCCGGCTGCCGGTTCTTCGCCGGATATCCGATCACCCCCTCGACCGAGTCCGCCGAACGGTTCGCCGAACGGGCGCCCCATGTCGGCGGCATGTTTGTCCAGATGGAGGACGAACTGGCATCGGTTGGCGCCCTCATCGGTGCCGCCTGGGGTGGGAAGAAGGTGATGACCGTGACTTCGGGTCCCGGGTTTTCGCTGATGATGGAGAACATCGGCCTCGCCTGCATGACCGAGACACCGCTGGTGATCGCCGACGTGCAGCGCGCCGGCCCCTCGACCGGCCTGCCCACGCTGACCGCCCAGCAGGATATGATGCAGGCGCGATGGGGATCCCACGGCGATTACCGGATCATTGCGCTGTCGCCCGATTCACCCCAGGAATGTTTCGACCTGGCGATCCAGGCCTTCAACCTGTCGGAGACCTACCGGGTGCCGGTTTTCATCATGACCGACGAAACCGTCGGGCACATGCACGAGAAGGTCATTATCCCGCCGGCCGAGGAGATCGAGGTGGTGGAGCGCAACTGGTACGAGGGCGCCAAGAACGACTACCAGCCCTTCCGGTTCGACGGCAGGCCAGCGCCGATGGTCCGCGCCGGCGAAGGCTATCGGTTCCATATCACCGGCCTGACCCACCAGGAAAGCGGTTATCCCATGGTCACCCCCGAGGCGAACGAGCGATGCGTCAGCCACTTGATCGACAAGATCGAAAACAACGCCGACACTATCATCCGCCTCGAGGAAGATCAGGTGGACGACAGCGAGATCGTCGTCGTCTCCTACGGCATCACGTCACGGATCGCCAGCCGGGCGGTTCTACTGGCGCGGGCCGCCGGTCTCAAGGTGGGCTCGCTTCGCCTGGTCACCGTTTGGCCGTTCGCCGAAAAGAGGATCCGCGAGATCGCCGGCCGGGTGCGGGCGATCGTCATGCCCGAGATCAACGTCGGCCAGATGGTCCTCGAAGTCGAACGCTGCGCGGCCGGCCAGTGCCGCGTCATTGGCGTGCCCCACTACGGCGGCGCCGTGCACGATCCCGAAGACATCCTGACCGCCATAAAGGAGGCCGGCCAATGA
- a CDS encoding 4Fe-4S dicluster domain-containing protein produces the protein MFFGDLKPRKGTVHIHNEWCKGCGFCVQFCPQNVLVLSHGFNAKGYHPPEVEVVDECRECRYCEIVCPEFAIYVTIDDDEGDEEQEKPIA, from the coding sequence ATGTTCTTTGGCGATCTAAAACCAAGAAAGGGGACGGTCCACATCCACAACGAGTGGTGCAAGGGCTGCGGTTTCTGCGTCCAGTTCTGCCCCCAGAATGTCCTGGTGCTGTCGCACGGATTCAACGCCAAGGGCTACCATCCGCCCGAGGTCGAGGTCGTCGACGAATGCCGGGAATGCCGTTACTGCGAAATCGTCTGCCCGGAGTTCGCCATATACGTCACCATTGACGATGATGAAGGCGACGAGGAACAGGAGAAACCCATTGCATAA
- a CDS encoding CoB--CoM heterodisulfide reductase iron-sulfur subunit B family protein: MKISYYPGCTLKNHARNFEDSTLSSMTILGVEVEELTRWNCCGTVFSLATDDLMHHLAPVRNLIRAKEAGAEELATGCAMCYNTLKRSNERVRSDPESLDVINGFMNLEEVDYQGDVEVRHLLEFLRDRVGFDELEEKVERPLGGLRVASYYGCLLVRPREVAFDDVENPAIMEDLVVALGAEPVPFFLKTECCGAYLTVDKPEIVAERTYKILGNARNQGAEIVAVSCPLCAFNLDRRQAETLRLYPDFEGLPVVYFTQLMALALGCPETALRLDLHHIDPKPVLAQKGLV, from the coding sequence ATGAAAATCAGCTATTACCCAGGCTGCACGCTCAAGAACCATGCCCGGAACTTCGAGGATTCGACCTTGTCCTCGATGACGATCCTGGGCGTCGAGGTCGAGGAACTCACGCGCTGGAACTGCTGTGGCACAGTCTTTTCCCTGGCCACCGACGACCTCATGCATCACCTGGCCCCGGTCCGCAACCTGATCCGCGCCAAAGAGGCCGGGGCCGAGGAACTCGCCACGGGCTGCGCCATGTGCTACAACACGCTCAAGCGGTCCAACGAGCGTGTCCGCTCCGATCCCGAAAGCCTCGACGTCATCAACGGATTCATGAACCTGGAAGAGGTTGATTACCAGGGCGACGTCGAGGTCCGCCATCTGCTGGAGTTTCTGCGTGATCGCGTCGGCTTCGACGAGCTGGAGGAGAAGGTGGAGCGACCGCTGGGCGGTCTCCGGGTGGCCAGCTACTACGGTTGCCTGCTGGTGCGTCCGCGCGAAGTGGCCTTCGACGACGTCGAAAATCCCGCCATCATGGAAGACCTGGTGGTGGCCCTCGGCGCCGAGCCGGTGCCATTCTTTCTCAAGACCGAGTGTTGCGGCGCTTATCTCACCGTCGACAAGCCCGAGATCGTCGCCGAGCGCACTTACAAGATCCTGGGGAACGCCCGCAACCAAGGCGCCGAGATCGTCGCCGTCAGCTGTCCGCTCTGTGCCTTCAACCTGGACCGACGGCAGGCCGAGACCCTTCGGCTCTATCCCGACTTCGAGGGACTGCCGGTGGTCTATTTCACGCAACTCATGGCACTGGCGCTGGGGTGCCCGGAAACGGCGCTGCGTCTGGACCTCCACCACATCGATCCGAAGCCTGTGCTGGCGCAAAAGGGGCTGGTCTGA
- a CDS encoding 4Fe-4S dicluster domain-containing protein, with product MTVRISSANRSAALVRQIEELSGQDLLACYQCGKCSAGCPMTSPMDILPNQVIRMAQLGMTDPLIESRTIWSCVSCMTCNSRCPKGINIAEIIEALRLVRLRDRHDELRVMALSAGDRAELPPIALISAMRKLTS from the coding sequence ATGACGGTTCGGATCTCGTCCGCCAACCGGTCGGCCGCCCTCGTCCGTCAAATCGAGGAACTCAGCGGCCAGGACCTTCTCGCCTGCTACCAGTGCGGCAAATGCTCCGCCGGCTGCCCCATGACCTCGCCCATGGACATCCTGCCGAACCAGGTCATCCGGATGGCCCAACTGGGCATGACCGACCCGCTGATCGAATCCCGGACCATCTGGTCCTGCGTTTCCTGCATGACCTGCAATAGCCGCTGTCCGAAGGGCATCAACATCGCCGAGATCATCGAGGCACTGCGGCTGGTGCGGCTGCGAGACCGTCACGATGAGCTTCGGGTGATGGCGTTGTCAGCCGGCGACCGGGCGGAACTGCCGCCCATCGCGCTGATCTCGGCGATGCGGAAACTGACGTCGTAA
- a CDS encoding ferritin family protein, whose amino-acid sequence MTLTDDQLVEVVREAIDLEVNGQRFYERATAVTRSKTGKKVFRRLAEEEVGHLDEIGRIFTAITGSGDWKKIAERRIAGDAPSTVVEQLEAAIAARGGELESVDEAEALRLAMNMERRAIRLYEGLRDRTPDPKVRALAERLVDEERFHYDLLQAQADSLMNVGIWLDKPEFRMDGKY is encoded by the coding sequence ATGACACTTACCGACGACCAACTGGTCGAGGTGGTCCGCGAGGCCATCGACCTGGAGGTCAATGGCCAGCGTTTCTACGAACGGGCCACGGCGGTGACCCGCAGCAAGACGGGCAAAAAGGTGTTCCGCCGGCTCGCCGAGGAGGAGGTCGGCCATCTCGACGAAATCGGCCGCATCTTCACCGCGATCACCGGGAGCGGCGATTGGAAAAAGATCGCGGAGCGGCGCATCGCCGGTGACGCACCTTCGACGGTGGTCGAGCAACTGGAGGCAGCCATCGCCGCCAGGGGGGGCGAACTAGAGTCCGTCGACGAGGCCGAGGCGCTGCGCCTGGCCATGAACATGGAACGGCGGGCGATCCGACTGTACGAGGGGCTTCGGGACCGGACGCCGGACCCCAAGGTGCGCGCCCTGGCCGAGCGGCTGGTCGACGAGGAGCGGTTTCATTACGACCTTCTCCAGGCCCAGGCGGACAGTTTGATGAACGTGGGCATCTGGCTCGACAAGCCGGAATTCCGGATGGACGGAAAGTACTGA